A genomic segment from Polyangium mundeleinium encodes:
- a CDS encoding serine/threonine-protein kinase produces the protein MAASSSAQPSIVVGPATTNLTGIGSAATGYGSADSFVAGIAAPQRTCPTCNSRYPGEYKVCPQDGAELAEETQDELVGQTLRESYTIVRVIGEGGMGRVYEARHTRIGSKRFAIKMLHPEYARQADVLSRFQREAEAAAQIKNPHVIDVYDIDRTADGRPFIISELLDGKEFADLLTQRGKMAVAPAVRIVRQVCKALAAAHAKGVVHRDMKPENVFLIGDLNRPMAKVIDFGISKVEDNTAGKALTRTGMIMGTPSYMAPEQARGHRVDHRADIYAVGAMLYCALTGKRPFDNGDPAATLMAVLSEDPPRPRSLEMSIPETLEMVIQRAMAKEPDDRHQSMAELDADLAAWDTEEPAGAAMVAIADPTATGTATRPSALFIKQQQEATMARPMLVLMMALGVFFTLGGLITTAASIFRITRGGGATANLTVSESVLLLLLIPVALATPIILLIRHIRKTVWDNTVKAIEMLGRLRRPVVVGLCAYGFGAMLVRLIESVLLRRAVGVAWPVWDVLLLVIAFIAALVAHLMLDDNKKAG, from the coding sequence ATGGCTGCGTCCTCGTCGGCGCAGCCGTCGATCGTCGTGGGCCCCGCGACGACGAACCTCACCGGGATCGGCTCCGCGGCCACCGGATACGGATCGGCCGACTCGTTCGTCGCGGGCATCGCCGCCCCGCAGCGCACCTGCCCGACGTGCAACAGCCGCTACCCGGGCGAGTACAAAGTCTGCCCGCAGGACGGCGCCGAGCTCGCGGAGGAGACGCAGGACGAGCTCGTCGGCCAGACCCTGCGCGAGTCGTACACCATCGTCCGCGTGATCGGCGAAGGCGGCATGGGCCGCGTCTACGAGGCGCGCCACACGCGCATCGGCTCGAAGCGCTTCGCCATCAAGATGCTGCACCCGGAGTACGCGCGTCAGGCCGACGTGCTCTCCCGCTTCCAACGCGAAGCCGAGGCTGCGGCGCAGATCAAGAACCCCCACGTCATCGACGTCTACGACATCGATCGCACCGCCGACGGGCGCCCCTTCATCATCAGTGAGCTGCTCGACGGCAAGGAGTTCGCCGACCTGCTCACGCAGCGGGGCAAGATGGCCGTGGCGCCGGCCGTGCGCATCGTCCGCCAGGTCTGCAAGGCCCTCGCCGCCGCGCACGCGAAGGGCGTCGTGCATCGCGACATGAAACCGGAGAACGTCTTCCTCATCGGCGATCTGAACCGCCCGATGGCGAAGGTGATCGACTTCGGCATCTCGAAGGTCGAGGACAACACGGCGGGCAAGGCCCTCACCCGCACGGGGATGATCATGGGCACGCCCTCGTACATGGCGCCCGAACAGGCGCGTGGTCACCGCGTCGACCACCGCGCCGACATCTACGCCGTGGGCGCGATGCTCTACTGCGCCCTCACGGGCAAGCGCCCGTTCGACAACGGGGATCCCGCAGCGACGCTCATGGCCGTCCTCTCCGAGGATCCGCCGCGTCCGCGCTCGCTCGAGATGAGCATCCCCGAGACGCTGGAGATGGTCATCCAGCGGGCGATGGCCAAAGAGCCGGACGATCGTCACCAGAGCATGGCCGAGCTCGACGCCGATCTCGCGGCCTGGGACACGGAGGAACCGGCCGGCGCCGCGATGGTCGCCATCGCGGATCCTACCGCGACCGGGACCGCGACGCGCCCGTCGGCCCTCTTCATCAAGCAGCAGCAAGAGGCCACGATGGCGCGGCCGATGCTCGTGCTCATGATGGCGCTCGGCGTCTTCTTCACGCTCGGCGGCCTCATCACGACCGCGGCGTCCATCTTCCGCATCACGCGCGGCGGCGGCGCGACGGCGAACCTGACCGTCTCCGAGTCCGTCCTGCTCCTGCTGCTCATCCCGGTCGCGCTCGCGACGCCCATCATCCTGTTGATCCGCCACATCCGGAAGACGGTCTGGGACAACACGGTCAAGGCGATCGAGATGCTCGGACGGCTGCGTCGCCCCGTGGTCGTGGGCCTCTGCGCCTACGGGTTCGGCGCGATGCTCGTGCGGCTCATCGAGTCGGTGCTGCTCCGGCGCGCGGTCGGCGTGGCGTGGCCCGTGTGGGACGTGCTCCTGCTCGTCATCGCGTTCATCGCGGCGCTGGTGGCGCACCTCATGCTCGATGACAACAAGAAGGCTGGTTAA
- the rpsO gene encoding 30S ribosomal protein S15, producing the protein MLHPIHKTSIIDKFRTHEGDTGSPEVQIALLSERITQLTEHFKTHKKDHHSRRGLLKLVSQRRRQLDYLKRIDIERYRSVISRLNIRK; encoded by the coding sequence ATGCTTCATCCGATTCACAAGACGTCGATCATCGACAAGTTCCGCACGCACGAGGGCGACACCGGCTCGCCCGAGGTGCAGATCGCGCTCCTCAGCGAGCGGATCACGCAGCTCACGGAGCACTTCAAGACGCACAAGAAGGACCACCACTCGCGTCGTGGCCTTCTCAAGCTCGTCAGCCAGCGCCGCCGCCAGCTCGACTACCTGAAGCGCATCGACATCGAGCGCTACCGGTCGGTCATCAGCCGCCTCAACATCCGCAAGTAA
- the pnp gene encoding polyribonucleotide nucleotidyltransferase has product MYVRESVMVGGRALTLETGRLAKQAHGSVLVTYGETMVLVTAVSQDERPGLDFFPLTCEFVEKTYAAGKIPGGFFKREARQRDEEILACRIMDRPLRPLFPEGFKKDTQIIATVLSSDKQNKADVLALTGASAALHISDIPWNGPIVGVRVGRKAGEFVAYPTAAEIEECDIDLVVACSRDAIVMVEGGAAEATESDIIDALMFAHETAQPVIDLIERVRQAVGKPKKAFQAPQLDDAIKARVAEVVDNDLKSATRVTDKKARYEGYSTLKKKLGEALLAELGAEKYLANEKLIKAEFEERKAHVVRTYVLDEGKRIDGRDTRTIRPIMCEAGLLPRVHGSSLFQRGETQAIVTTTLGTSTDEQKIDGLMGESWKRFYLHYNFPPFSTGETKPMRGPGRREIGHGALAERALSRMIPAQEQFPYTIRIVSETLESNGSSSMAAVCGGCLSLMDAGVPIKSPVAGIAMGLIAEGNKYAILSDILGDEDHLGDMDFKVCGTSRGVTAIQMDIKIAGLSRAILAQALDQAREGRLHILGKMLEALPAPRPELSQYAPRITTIKVKPDQIRLIIGPGGKTIKGIVDQTGVAIDVEDDGTVNVASADSEAVKRALDIIKGLTAEPEVGAVYKGTVKRITDFGAFVEILPGTDGLVHISELAHTRVERVEDVVKEGDTVEVKVVSVDREGKIRLSRREVLPLPEGQAGVEAKARLDQARERDAGGPPPRRSEPGRDGPRGDRPPRGDRGDRPPRDRGDRPPRDRR; this is encoded by the coding sequence ATGTACGTTCGTGAATCCGTCATGGTCGGCGGCCGAGCCCTCACGCTCGAGACCGGCCGTCTGGCCAAGCAAGCCCATGGATCCGTCCTCGTCACCTACGGCGAGACCATGGTCCTCGTGACCGCCGTGTCGCAAGACGAGCGGCCCGGGCTCGATTTCTTCCCCCTCACCTGCGAGTTCGTCGAGAAGACGTACGCCGCCGGCAAGATCCCCGGCGGCTTCTTCAAGCGCGAGGCGCGCCAGCGCGACGAGGAGATCCTCGCCTGCCGCATCATGGACCGCCCGCTCCGCCCGCTCTTCCCCGAGGGCTTCAAGAAGGACACGCAGATCATCGCGACCGTCCTTTCGAGCGACAAGCAGAACAAGGCCGACGTCCTCGCGCTTACGGGCGCGAGCGCGGCGCTGCACATCTCGGACATCCCGTGGAACGGGCCCATCGTCGGCGTGCGTGTCGGCCGCAAGGCCGGCGAGTTCGTGGCGTATCCGACGGCGGCCGAGATCGAGGAGTGCGACATCGACCTCGTCGTCGCCTGTTCGCGCGACGCGATCGTGATGGTCGAGGGCGGCGCCGCCGAGGCGACCGAGAGCGACATCATCGACGCGCTCATGTTCGCGCACGAGACGGCGCAGCCCGTGATCGACCTCATCGAGCGCGTCCGCCAGGCGGTGGGCAAGCCGAAGAAGGCGTTCCAGGCGCCGCAGCTCGACGATGCGATCAAGGCGCGCGTCGCCGAGGTCGTCGACAACGACCTCAAGTCGGCGACCCGCGTGACCGACAAGAAGGCGCGTTACGAGGGGTATTCGACGCTCAAGAAGAAGCTCGGCGAGGCGTTGCTCGCGGAGCTCGGCGCGGAGAAGTACCTCGCGAACGAGAAGCTCATCAAGGCGGAGTTCGAGGAGCGCAAGGCGCACGTCGTGCGCACCTACGTGCTCGACGAGGGCAAGCGCATCGACGGCCGCGACACGCGCACGATCCGGCCGATCATGTGCGAGGCGGGGCTCTTGCCGCGCGTGCACGGCAGCTCGCTCTTCCAGCGCGGCGAGACGCAGGCGATCGTGACGACGACGCTCGGCACCTCGACGGACGAGCAGAAGATCGACGGCCTGATGGGGGAGAGCTGGAAGCGCTTCTACCTCCACTACAACTTCCCGCCCTTCTCGACGGGCGAGACGAAGCCGATGCGCGGCCCGGGCCGGCGCGAGATCGGGCACGGCGCCCTCGCCGAGCGCGCGCTCTCCCGCATGATCCCCGCGCAGGAGCAGTTCCCCTACACGATCCGCATCGTGAGCGAGACGCTCGAGTCGAACGGCTCGTCGTCGATGGCGGCCGTCTGCGGCGGTTGCCTTTCGCTGATGGACGCGGGCGTGCCGATCAAGTCGCCCGTCGCCGGCATCGCGATGGGCCTCATCGCGGAGGGCAACAAGTACGCGATCCTGAGCGACATCCTCGGCGACGAGGATCACCTCGGCGACATGGACTTCAAGGTCTGCGGCACGTCGCGCGGCGTGACGGCGATCCAGATGGACATCAAGATCGCGGGCCTGTCGCGGGCAATCCTGGCGCAGGCGCTCGATCAGGCGCGCGAGGGCCGGCTGCACATCCTCGGCAAGATGCTGGAGGCGCTGCCCGCGCCGCGGCCGGAGCTCAGCCAGTACGCGCCGCGCATCACGACGATCAAGGTCAAGCCCGACCAGATCCGCCTGATCATCGGCCCCGGCGGCAAGACCATCAAGGGCATCGTCGATCAGACGGGCGTGGCGATCGACGTGGAGGACGACGGCACGGTGAACGTGGCGTCGGCGGACTCGGAGGCCGTGAAGAGGGCGCTCGACATCATCAAGGGCCTCACGGCCGAGCCTGAGGTCGGCGCGGTCTACAAGGGCACGGTCAAGCGCATCACGGACTTCGGCGCGTTCGTCGAGATCCTCCCGGGCACCGATGGCCTCGTGCACATCTCGGAGCTCGCGCACACGCGCGTCGAGCGCGTCGAGGACGTGGTGAAGGAAGGCGACACGGTCGAGGTGAAGGTCGTGAGCGTCGATCGCGAGGGCAAGATCCGCCTGAGCCGCCGCGAGGTGCTGCCGCTGCCCGAGGGGCAGGCCGGCGTGGAGGCGAAGGCGCGGCTCGATCAGGCCCGCGAGCGCGACGCGGGTGGTCCGCCGCCGCGTCGGAGCGAGCCGGGGCGTGACGGCCCGCGCGGCGATCGTCCGCCGCGCGGCGACCGCGGTGATCGTCCGCCGCGCGATCGCGGCGACCGTCCGCCGCGCGATCGTCGCTGA
- the lysA gene encoding diaminopimelate decarboxylase yields MLKRDARGAATMGGLRLEDLLDLGTESPEGERPRTPAYVYDVDAIVLAARDLSAGFEGAPHLIAYAIKANTAGPIVRALGAAGCGAEVVSGGELAVALGAGIPADSILFSGVAKTTREIDHAIGAGDRGILALQMESVEEIPRIAARARALGRKARVAFRVNPSVEADTHAHVATGHDEAKFGIALADLPAAYEAVDAARDALELVGLGAHIGSQLTRTDEYLEGARVVLDLAAERRAAGKPLAYVDLGGGYGIDYGAGCPVTPADFARAASRLVAERGFGGTRIVVEPGRALVAPYGVLCASVVMAKRSRGEPTRRWLMIDAGMNDLIRPALYGAKHRIEPIDAPPPAAGTAPGYRVVGPVCESSDDFGEHPFTEPLPRAVVLRDAGAYGFVMASEYNGRGLPTEIFLAGGRVATIHRSRDAAAWAASRLFG; encoded by the coding sequence ATGCTGAAACGCGACGCGCGCGGGGCCGCCACGATGGGCGGTCTCCGCCTCGAGGACCTCCTCGACCTCGGGACGGAGTCCCCCGAAGGAGAACGACCGCGCACCCCCGCCTACGTGTACGACGTGGATGCGATCGTTCTGGCAGCGCGGGATCTTTCCGCAGGGTTCGAAGGCGCGCCGCACTTGATCGCCTACGCCATCAAAGCAAACACGGCGGGCCCCATCGTGCGCGCGCTCGGCGCCGCCGGCTGCGGGGCCGAGGTGGTCTCCGGCGGCGAGCTCGCCGTCGCGCTCGGCGCAGGCATCCCCGCGGATTCGATCCTGTTCAGCGGCGTCGCCAAGACGACACGCGAGATCGATCACGCGATCGGGGCGGGCGACCGCGGGATCCTCGCGCTGCAGATGGAAAGCGTCGAGGAGATCCCGCGCATCGCGGCCCGCGCCCGCGCGCTCGGACGCAAGGCGCGCGTGGCCTTCCGCGTGAATCCGAGCGTCGAGGCCGACACGCACGCGCACGTGGCGACGGGCCACGACGAGGCGAAGTTCGGCATCGCGCTCGCCGATCTTCCGGCGGCGTACGAAGCGGTCGACGCGGCCCGCGATGCGCTCGAGCTCGTGGGCCTCGGCGCTCACATCGGCTCGCAGCTCACGCGCACGGACGAGTACCTCGAGGGGGCGCGCGTGGTGCTCGATCTCGCGGCCGAGCGCCGCGCCGCGGGCAAGCCCCTCGCCTACGTCGATCTCGGCGGCGGCTACGGCATCGATTACGGCGCGGGTTGCCCCGTGACGCCCGCGGATTTCGCACGCGCGGCGAGTCGCCTCGTCGCAGAGCGGGGCTTCGGCGGCACGCGCATCGTCGTCGAGCCGGGGCGCGCGCTCGTGGCGCCGTACGGCGTGCTCTGCGCGAGCGTGGTGATGGCGAAGCGCTCGCGGGGGGAGCCGACGCGGCGATGGCTCATGATCGACGCAGGCATGAACGATCTCATCCGCCCCGCGCTCTACGGCGCCAAGCACCGCATCGAGCCGATCGACGCGCCCCCGCCCGCGGCCGGCACAGCGCCCGGCTACCGCGTCGTGGGCCCCGTCTGCGAGAGCTCCGACGACTTCGGCGAGCACCCCTTCACGGAGCCTCTGCCGCGCGCCGTGGTCCTCCGCGATGCCGGCGCATACGGCTTCGTGATGGCGAGCGAATACAACGGGCGCGGACTGCCGACGGAGATCTTCCTCGCGGGCGGCCGCGTGGCCACGATTCACCGCTCGCGTGACGCCGCGGCCTGGGCCGCGTCCCGCCTCTTCGGCTGA
- the pyk gene encoding pyruvate kinase, whose amino-acid sequence MVVRRAKIVCTIGPASEPQLEQLIRAGMDVARLNFSHGTHDEHARRFQAVRAAAEACDKPVAILQDLCGPKIRAGKFEGGTMDVPTDAQIVLFEATKDQQSGGPGEMPILYEGLAEDLQPGDIVLVDDGRMVLTVTKVDGRRVHAVATQGGQLRDRVGVSLPARRVRLAALTEKDKADLSFGLSLGIDYVALSFVRTADDIRLVRDICEAWGRPTPIVAKVETPAAVENLEAIIQATDAVMVARGDLGVEFNPERVPVIQREILGLARVHQKPVIVATEMLQSMVTNSRPTRAEASDVATAVFEGTDAVMLSQETATGAHPSLVARVMSRIVMEAEQSKFFRPLSSEMPGVRANVPEAVARNGCDIARDIGARVIVAFTESGSSALYASKHRPVVPIIAFSPNAATRRRLALLWGVVPWPIDKVTSADEMVDRASMILLANGFVSPGDKFVAIFGAPIGVRGSTNSIRVKVVE is encoded by the coding sequence GTGGTCGTACGTCGCGCGAAAATCGTCTGCACGATAGGCCCTGCTTCCGAGCCTCAGCTCGAGCAACTCATCCGCGCCGGCATGGATGTGGCGCGCCTGAATTTTTCTCACGGCACCCATGACGAGCACGCGCGCCGCTTCCAGGCCGTCCGTGCTGCGGCCGAGGCTTGCGACAAACCCGTGGCGATCTTGCAGGACCTTTGTGGTCCCAAGATCCGCGCGGGCAAGTTCGAGGGCGGCACGATGGATGTGCCCACGGACGCTCAGATCGTGCTCTTCGAGGCCACGAAAGATCAGCAGTCCGGCGGGCCCGGCGAGATGCCGATCCTGTACGAGGGCCTCGCCGAGGATCTGCAGCCGGGCGACATCGTGCTCGTCGACGACGGCCGCATGGTCCTCACGGTGACCAAGGTCGACGGCCGGCGCGTGCACGCCGTGGCCACGCAGGGCGGGCAGCTCCGCGATCGTGTCGGCGTGAGCCTGCCGGCGCGGCGTGTGCGGCTCGCGGCGCTCACCGAGAAGGACAAGGCCGACCTCTCGTTTGGCCTCTCGCTCGGCATCGACTACGTCGCGCTCTCCTTCGTGCGCACGGCGGACGACATCCGGCTCGTGCGCGACATCTGCGAGGCGTGGGGCCGGCCGACGCCCATCGTTGCGAAGGTCGAGACGCCCGCGGCCGTGGAGAACCTCGAGGCGATCATCCAGGCGACGGACGCGGTCATGGTCGCGCGTGGTGATCTCGGCGTGGAGTTCAACCCCGAGCGCGTGCCCGTGATCCAGCGCGAGATCCTCGGCCTCGCGCGTGTGCACCAAAAGCCTGTCATCGTCGCGACCGAGATGCTCCAGTCGATGGTCACGAATTCGCGCCCGACGCGCGCGGAGGCGAGCGACGTGGCGACGGCGGTCTTCGAGGGGACGGACGCGGTGATGCTCTCGCAGGAGACGGCGACGGGCGCGCATCCGTCGCTCGTCGCGCGCGTGATGAGCCGCATCGTCATGGAGGCCGAGCAGAGCAAGTTCTTCCGGCCTCTTTCGAGCGAGATGCCCGGCGTGCGCGCGAACGTGCCCGAGGCCGTGGCGCGGAACGGCTGCGACATTGCGCGCGACATCGGCGCGCGGGTCATCGTGGCCTTCACGGAGAGCGGCTCCTCGGCGCTCTACGCGTCGAAGCACAGGCCCGTCGTGCCGATCATCGCGTTCTCGCCGAACGCGGCGACGCGCCGCAGGCTCGCGCTTCTGTGGGGCGTGGTTCCGTGGCCGATCGACAAGGTCACGAGCGCGGACGAGATGGTCGATCGCGCGAGCATGATCCTGCTTGCGAACGGCTTCGTCTCGCCGGGGGACAAGTTCGTCGCGATCTTCGGCGCGCCCATCGGCGTGCGAGGCTCGACGAACTCGATTCGCGTGAAGGTTGTGGAATGA
- a CDS encoding serine/threonine-protein kinase — protein sequence MTEASALPGLPRLAKYELIEEIGHGGMATVYRARDKRLGREVAIKLIHKHLRENAEVGARFVAEARAAAKLRHPRIVEVYDVSSEEDGERYLVVELCRGTTLRKILQRHRDMPAEIGASIVLVLCEALEHAHACGIVHRDVKPENVLVELPADRTSESRARVGRVDETPVPDGPRSTPRPAPSRAGHLGVIIKLTDFGIAKILDAQGVTSTGQVLGSPAHMAPEQIEAGEVDGRTDVFALGVLMYECLVGHLPFEGKNPAQVLRRVLEGEYPPADHERSTVGGRFARIIDGALARAAADRVAGPGKLGELIRAELEALGITDPQREIEAYFEDPAGYADALTTRLVPCLVARGEAARKAGDRTGAAADFNRAHALAPNDLAILKRVTSLSASAERQKLVRRAAGLIAGTLALGLAAFAVARFRKPAAALEPDATPKTDATTATTEHPKNPAAPDASAGPQAPSSAPPSSSLAEPQRSIRIKLPLSAATTSAAAPPPAPPDLRKVVFLVSPQGATLLLDGKEEKHFSRVFTLKPGGHSVSARVKDSKCCGTFDSSLIVEPPPENDPDDVQRFRVRLTPLPSTVALGPSPAYAQVVCSDIKLTLFPGATKKVQLEEITYDNKCQFTAPGEEAFRRNVSLRAGEHNVVPWPAR from the coding sequence ATGACGGAAGCCTCCGCCCTGCCGGGGCTCCCCAGGCTCGCGAAGTACGAGCTCATCGAGGAGATCGGGCACGGTGGGATGGCGACGGTCTATCGCGCCCGCGACAAACGTCTCGGGCGCGAGGTCGCCATCAAGCTCATCCACAAGCACCTCCGCGAGAACGCCGAGGTCGGCGCGCGGTTTGTCGCCGAAGCGCGCGCGGCCGCGAAGCTCCGCCACCCGCGGATCGTCGAGGTGTACGACGTCTCCAGCGAGGAGGACGGCGAGCGGTACCTCGTCGTCGAGCTCTGCCGCGGCACCACGCTGCGGAAGATCCTCCAGCGTCATCGCGACATGCCCGCCGAGATCGGCGCGTCGATCGTCCTCGTGCTCTGCGAGGCGCTCGAACACGCGCATGCGTGCGGCATCGTGCACCGCGACGTGAAGCCGGAGAATGTGCTCGTGGAGCTGCCAGCCGATCGCACGAGCGAGTCGCGAGCGCGCGTCGGCAGGGTCGACGAGACGCCGGTCCCCGACGGGCCGCGATCCACGCCGCGGCCCGCTCCAAGCCGCGCCGGTCATCTCGGCGTGATCATCAAGCTCACGGACTTCGGCATCGCCAAGATCCTCGACGCGCAGGGCGTGACGTCGACCGGGCAGGTGCTCGGATCGCCGGCGCACATGGCGCCCGAGCAGATCGAGGCGGGCGAGGTCGACGGGCGCACGGATGTCTTTGCGCTCGGCGTGCTCATGTACGAGTGCCTCGTGGGGCACCTGCCGTTCGAAGGGAAAAACCCGGCGCAGGTCCTCCGTCGCGTGCTCGAAGGCGAATATCCGCCCGCGGATCACGAGCGGTCCACCGTCGGGGGTCGCTTCGCGCGCATCATCGACGGCGCCCTCGCGCGCGCCGCGGCCGATCGCGTCGCGGGCCCCGGCAAGCTCGGCGAGCTCATCCGCGCCGAGCTCGAAGCGCTCGGCATCACCGATCCGCAGCGCGAGATCGAGGCGTATTTCGAGGACCCGGCCGGCTACGCCGACGCCCTCACGACGCGGCTCGTGCCGTGCCTCGTCGCCCGCGGCGAGGCCGCGCGCAAGGCCGGCGATCGCACCGGCGCAGCGGCCGACTTCAACCGCGCCCACGCGCTTGCGCCGAACGACCTCGCGATCCTGAAGCGCGTGACGAGCCTCTCTGCGAGCGCCGAGCGGCAGAAGCTCGTGCGCAGGGCGGCCGGCCTCATCGCGGGCACGCTCGCGCTCGGCCTCGCGGCGTTCGCCGTCGCGCGGTTCCGCAAACCCGCGGCCGCGCTCGAGCCCGACGCAACTCCGAAGACCGACGCCACCACAGCCACCACGGAGCACCCCAAGAACCCGGCCGCGCCCGACGCGTCTGCGGGTCCCCAGGCCCCGAGCAGCGCCCCACCGTCGAGCAGCCTCGCCGAGCCGCAGCGCAGCATTCGCATCAAGCTCCCGCTCAGCGCCGCGACAACCTCGGCTGCCGCGCCTCCGCCCGCGCCGCCGGATCTGCGCAAGGTCGTTTTCCTCGTCAGCCCGCAGGGCGCGACGCTCCTCCTCGACGGCAAGGAGGAGAAGCATTTTTCGCGCGTGTTCACGCTCAAGCCCGGCGGTCACTCCGTGTCGGCTCGGGTGAAGGACTCGAAGTGCTGCGGGACCTTCGACAGCTCCCTCATCGTCGAGCCTCCACCCGAGAATGATCCCGACGACGTCCAGCGTTTCCGTGTCCGGCTCACGCCGCTGCCCTCGACCGTCGCTCTCGGTCCGTCGCCTGCGTACGCGCAGGTGGTGTGCTCGGACATCAAGCTGACGCTTTTTCCAGGTGCTACCAAGAAGGTGCAGCTCGAAGAGATCACGTACGACAACAAGTGTCAGTTCACGGCGCCGGGGGAAGAGGCCTTCCGGCGCAACGTGAGTTTGCGCGCCGGCGAGCACAACGTGGTGCCTTGGCCGGCGCGGTGA
- a CDS encoding class I SAM-dependent methyltransferase gives MNEAPRESLPHDDHLQATRAYYDEFAARYEDRRDGRDTSGYHDLVDDLEIDFLRRFGEGRDVLEVGCGTGLLLRRIADFTRTARGVDLSPGMLEKARARGLDVTVGSATDLPFPDASFDVACAFKVLPHVRELERAIAEMVRVVRPGGTILAELYNPVSLRGLVKRFLPAGAISARTKEDAVYTRFVSPWGAHRLFPAGVRVRASRGVRIVTPAAAMMRVPLVRGALVQAERALCDSPLRHLGGFWIVALEKL, from the coding sequence ATGAACGAAGCGCCGCGAGAATCGCTCCCGCACGACGACCACCTCCAGGCGACGCGCGCGTACTACGACGAGTTCGCCGCGCGTTACGAGGACCGGCGCGACGGCCGTGATACGTCGGGCTACCACGATCTCGTCGACGATCTCGAGATCGACTTCCTCCGCCGCTTCGGCGAAGGCCGCGACGTGCTCGAGGTCGGCTGCGGCACGGGCCTGCTTCTTCGGCGCATCGCGGACTTCACGCGGACGGCCCGCGGCGTCGATCTCTCGCCCGGGATGCTGGAAAAAGCCCGCGCGCGTGGCCTCGACGTCACCGTCGGCAGCGCGACCGACCTCCCCTTCCCCGACGCGAGCTTCGACGTCGCCTGCGCCTTCAAGGTGCTACCGCACGTCCGCGAGCTGGAACGCGCAATCGCCGAGATGGTGCGCGTGGTTCGTCCGGGTGGAACCATCCTCGCCGAGCTCTACAATCCTGTGAGCCTGCGTGGTCTCGTGAAGCGCTTCCTGCCTGCCGGCGCCATCAGCGCGCGCACCAAGGAGGACGCCGTCTACACCCGATTCGTCAGCCCCTGGGGCGCCCATCGCCTTTTCCCGGCCGGCGTGCGCGTCCGCGCGTCGCGCGGCGTGCGCATCGTCACCCCCGCGGCCGCCATGATGCGCGTGCCGCTGGTCCGCGGCGCCCTCGTCCAAGCCGAGCGCGCGCTCTGCGACTCCCCGCTCCGGCACCTCGGGGGCTTCTGGATCGTCGCCCTCGAGAAGCTTTGA